One part of the Vicia villosa cultivar HV-30 ecotype Madison, WI linkage group LG6, Vvil1.0, whole genome shotgun sequence genome encodes these proteins:
- the LOC131613101 gene encoding uncharacterized protein LOC131613101, with product MDYLFCDSLNKIPNNGMMSLSGFNSGWHSLMYNNILEMINESFSLDKNTESHYINSFPKYSSIQHERPFTLLLYPQVVPIQTLLYEKSRGFSSNADTIENNANNNSASASKDGLRILYIQIPTAPLPHHQVVILLIQGPHESVTLMIQWKVDAEELMKKNGDVLDMLLLIISIVIDICIKSY from the exons ATGGATTACTTATTTTGTGATTCATTGAATAAGATACCGAATAATGGTATGATGTCTCTTAGTGGTTTTAACTCAGGGTGGCACTCACTCATGTACAACAACATACTTGAAATGATCAATGAGAGTTTCTCACTCGATAAAAACACTGAGTCTCACTATATTAATTCATTTCCAAAATATAGTAGTATTCAACATGAAAGACCCTTTACTCTCTTATTGTATCCGCAAGTTGTTCCAATACAAACTCTTCTGTATGAAAAATCAAGAGGTTTTAGTTCAAACGCAGACACAATAGAAAACAATGCTAACAACAACAGTGCTTCTGCATCAAAAG ATGGTTTGAGAATATTATATATTCAAATACCAACTGCTCCCCTACCTCATCATCAAGTAGTAATATTACTGATCCAAGGACCTCATGAATCAGTAACATTAATGATCCAGTGGAAGGTAGATGCAGAAGAACTGATGAAAAAAAATGGAGATGTTCTAGATATGTTGCTCCTAATAATCAGTATTGTGATCGACATATGCATAAAGAGTTATTGA